A region from the Nesterenkonia lacusekhoensis genome encodes:
- a CDS encoding RidA family protein, which translates to MNSSSEVEQRLAQAGISIPEVVPPVASYQPAVVVEGPDGGGTVYVSGQLPLVDGALPMTGKVGGEVTEDQAFELARQCGINLIAALKHALKDYDGGLDRVTRIAKVGGFVASASDFTGQPRVINGASELLGEAFGDAGQHARSAVGVNVLPLDTPVEVDLIAHFA; encoded by the coding sequence ATGAACAGCTCATCCGAGGTCGAGCAGCGCCTGGCCCAGGCCGGGATCAGCATCCCTGAGGTCGTCCCGCCGGTCGCCTCCTACCAGCCCGCCGTGGTGGTGGAGGGTCCCGACGGCGGCGGGACCGTCTATGTCTCCGGCCAGCTGCCGCTGGTGGACGGCGCCCTGCCGATGACCGGAAAGGTCGGCGGCGAAGTCACCGAGGACCAGGCCTTCGAGCTGGCCCGGCAGTGCGGGATCAACCTGATCGCGGCGCTGAAGCATGCGCTGAAGGACTACGACGGCGGACTGGACCGGGTCACGCGGATCGCGAAGGTCGGCGGCTTCGTCGCCTCCGCCTCGGACTTCACCGGACAGCCGCGGGTCATCAACGGCGCCTCCGAGCTGCTGGGCGAGGCCTTCGGCGACGCGGGCCAGCATGCCCGCAGCGCCGTGGGGGTGAACGTCCTGCCGCTGGACACACCGGTGGAAGTCGATCTGATCGCCCATTTCGCCTGA